Part of the Anopheles coluzzii chromosome 3, AcolN3, whole genome shotgun sequence genome is shown below.
TAGTGGCCAGGTGACCAGGCGTGCGCGTAGGTTGCGGAGGAACGTTTGTCGGAAGAACGAAGGTTCGTGGACAACGAGCGCGGATCCCTTGGAAAGTGGAAACGTGCATCAGATACAAGCCGAGAGATTTTAAGAACCAATCCCGGACCCGGGCTTGGGAACGGAAGCGtataaattcaaataaaaaagtagcACACGGCCGGAGCTGGAGTTACAAAGTAATgggaaaacacaacacaaatatGTTGGCTGTAGACTCACACTCACCCTTTTGTGTTGttctaatttttaaaatatactgtagAATTGTTGGAGCATAAGACCACAACACAAGAAGCAAGAGATTGCTGAAGTTGGGAGGTTCAATGAAGGTACTAAAGTAGGCCATGGCTTTTTTGTTGGATGTTGACATGAGCTGTCAAGTAACAGTGACCTGCACGCAATTCTAGCAAACAGTACTGGGGTAAGGACTGAATTAACTGGGAAGTTTACGAAAACTAACTCAATATAGCTACTCCATTTTTCAGGAGGCACACATCTCGCGGCAGAAAGAAATCAATTTCTTTTCGCGGCAGAAAGAACCTTAAATCAACACTCTTTCCACATTGGCGGTTCGCTCGAGAAACTCcgaaagttaaaaaaaaagaaaccagcTGCCACAAAACAATTCACCAATATGGCGGACTATCGGGTAGGTGGGTAATGTCCTTCACGCTGATTCGTTCTTTTCCTTTGCATTCAGGTAGAATttatcagtgtgtgtgtgtgtagcagcATGGGTGTATGGGATGCCCCCCTCTTGGGAGCGGTGTACAGTTCGAGTCAAGAATGAGGGATTACATCATCTGAAATGGATCCTCGTAGAAGCTGTTTTCGATATCTATACTGCTAGCGCTATTGTTATTGAAATGGTGGGTATTAAGGTGATTGTTGTTTATGCTaccgtgctgctgttgctgctgctgctgctggtggtgatggtgatggtgcggATGGTGCCCATTCGTTCCCGTCACGGCGGACACATCCACGATGCTACCGGTGGAGTTGGTTGGTGGATTTGGCGTTACACTCGCGTTACTGCGACTGCCATTGCTTgttgtgctggtgctgctgttgctgctactattgctaccaccgccaccgccaccgccactgcCTGCACCGTCCTGCacctgctgatgatgatggtgatgaggATGATGCGGCACTAGCGACAGGTGATGATGCTGCAGGACGCGCTCGTGGCAGTCGAGCGCCGTGCCGACGGACGCGGAGATAAGGTCGAGCGAGGTGGTAATCGGATCCACATCGGCTGCATGACACGGACCCACGACTTCCGGTTGCTGCGCTTTGGTCGGGATTGCTGCAAGACAGTTGTTCTGCAGGGCGAGTGTGCCAGCATCGGTTAGCGgtaacgtgctgctgctgctgctacctgcCAGCGGAAGGCCAGCATTGGCGGCAGCGGCCGCTTCGCCTTCGCCCCGCATCACGATAATGACGTCGGTTAGCGCGGTGATGTAGTTCTTCGCCAGCGTAAGCGTCTCGATCTTTGACAGCCGGCGCTCCTTTTTCACATGCGGTATGACTTCCCGCAGGGACTGGGGTAGGTAGGTTAGGTAGGATAGATAGTAGATTCCACGATTGATGAAAACCCGGCGTTAGAATTCGCACCATATCAAATTCCCGATCGATCCAAATGCCGGCCATCAAGTCAAGTTGGAcattaaaaagacaaacaaacaaacggaagAACGTATTAAGGCAAGTTGAAGAGCAGTAGCATCGCACAACTTCTCAAGGGCGTGTGCGATATTTGAGCCGGAAGAAATAACTAAACAATTTCGCGAACCAACAATACCACCCGTGCTGGGAAATCTCACCTGAAACGCATCGTTTAAGCTGTGCATTCGCATTCGCTCGCGTTCGTTCGACTCGAGCCGTCGCAGGTTGCGTTCCTTTGCGTTCATGGCGCCCTTGCGACGGCGGgccgcactgctgctgctgctgttaccaTTGCCGGCGGCGCCCTGGCCCGAACGGCCACCGCCGTTACTGCCCCGGCTGCCCGTGCGGCTACTACCGCAGCTCGTGTCGTCACTCTGCGAGCTGGAATCCGTCATGTCCGGATCGATGGTAGCTTCCTGCGTGAATGAGGGAAAGCGGTGTTTTTAGTACGTAGGAAAAGTTTGCACATTGATGGAAGCTGGTAGTTCGATCCGTGCTTTCTTTATTCGGAATAGAATTAATAGAATGTGATAGgataaatgaaatagttcaaaGTTGTACTTAGGTTCAGGTGTTTCTACAAAGATCTTCTCAAAGATCTTCCTTTAAGATCAGAATTCTAACTATTTTGAATGGTCAATAGCTGCATATACTAGATCCCTGTGCATCTGTAGTAACTTTCAACAAACTAATGATTCCTGTTAAAGAAAATATGGTCAGTACGTAAACAGGACAAGTAAAAGTCTAGACTTAGGCTTGGTACAGCGGAAGTGCAATGGGACAATATCGGGAACATTAGAAGATACAGTTCCTGAAACACAGGAACAGATACACTCTCGCAGATCTAGAATTAGATCAGAACAGTGACAGAAACATGGTGTTAGGCTATTCCTGGATGTCCAATACTCGATATCCATaaatccggacgactctgggtCAATTCGATCGTCTGGACTCGGCTGAGTTCATCTTCCAGAGTCTTGCAGAGTCTTTCGGAATTTCGGAGCGGAATCCGGTTTTGATGTGGAgtctaattttttttatcagaGCCAGAGTTGGAGAGAATATGCGACTCAATTCTTAATTACTCGCCACTATTAGACTAATTCCTAGTCTATGATTGGGAGCAACTTCTCTGAAGTCCAAAACCAAAGTCTTGTGAACTAAATAATGCCCTGTCAACGctgttaatttgttttatcgaaatgtgtttgttttattcttcaTTACTCAGCGATGTATGCGAAAGGTATTGCATCGATTAGTAATAGCCTATCTAATTCATTTTAATTCTGCTTTCCCCATTTCCACTTAGCTTTTCTGGCTGTTTGATCCCTTTCCCCTTCAAACGATACCGCTATACCGATGGATCATCCAATGCAAACCGTTCTCGAGGCTCTAATAGCGCCATAAATTGAACAAGATTACAATCCCACGATAGAAAACTCATTTCACTTTCGCTTTCCTTTTACTTCTAGCTGTTTATGACTTTCACTTTCGTTGCGCGTTCAACAGGCTTTGGTTGGTTCGGAAGAATGTGGAATTAGAAAAAGTAAACGGGAGAAAATATTATAGCCCACAAAAACGCAAGTCCAGTACTCAGCAGCAAAAATAGATGCAGGTGAGTCCAAACATAACTAAAGCCCCGGTTGGAGTGGTGCATTCGTTTTCTGCTGTTCCACACGAACCACGGCCCAATGGGAGAGCGTACCCACCGTTTGCCAATATTCGTGAACCGGATTCAAGGCACGATTATCATTATGACAGAGTAAACAAAAGCGTTTAATATCCGCCACGTCGGACACACGATACCGACCGGATTCAACGGTGGCACTTGGGAGGGCTTTGGAGCATTTGTCGCTTCTTTTCGGCAGTTCCCCAGGTACAGCCTTTTCCGCCACTAGGTTGATTGAATTTTCGCATTCGTCGATGCGCCCACAACAAATCCCCCCCGCAAGTGTGGCACCTGGCATCTGTTATGGTGGCCTGACCTAGCGCCCCGTTACGTTTCGGTGCGGAGTGGTGTGCCGGTGTACGTTTGTGGGTTGCGATATCGATTTCAGTAATTAGAGTCGTAAAAAGTGTGGACTATCAGCTTATTTTTAtcgcaaaataaaaaccccatCATGCAAGGGCGAAATTTCAGGGTGCTTGGGGAgcatagagcgagaga
Proteins encoded:
- the LOC120957116 gene encoding protein dimmed, producing the protein MRSDLSDDKHSVQLAAAEIAESSDTSGFYELASNGSTNGIISGTGHHSHHHHSQQQQQQQQHHSPHQPHHHHHHHSGHAQQHHHQPHHHQHELQQDKNANLLSVDSLTTHSTGGATLRATSRPKRATRRMQMEATIDPDMTDSSSQSDDTSCGSSRTGSRGSNGGGRSGQGAAGNGNSSSSSAARRRKGAMNAKERNLRRLESNERERMRMHSLNDAFQSLREVIPHVKKERRLSKIETLTLAKNYITALTDVIIVMRGEGEAAAAANAGLPLAGSSSSSTLPLTDAGTLALQNNCLAAIPTKAQQPEVVGPCHAADVDPITTSLDLISASVGTALDCHERVLQHHHLSLVPHHPHHHHHQQVQDGAGSGGGGGGGSNSSSNSSTSTTSNGSRSNASVTPNPPTNSTGSIVDVSAVTGTNGHHPHHHHHHQQQQQQQQHGSINNNHLNTHHFNNNSASSIDIENSFYEDPFQMM